In a single window of the Cydia pomonella isolate Wapato2018A chromosome 2, ilCydPomo1, whole genome shotgun sequence genome:
- the LOC133530250 gene encoding uncharacterized protein LOC133530250, translating into MTCVIKGCKSHAGRNENTQEPVTFHRHSQICSKLFTSDSFLANENIKWRRLKAGVLLTLHLTDTLC; encoded by the exons ATGACTTGTGTGATCAAGGGCTGTAAATCACATGCGGGAAGAAATGAAAATACGCAAGAACCAGTAACCTTTCATCG TCATAGCCAGATATGCTCAAAACTCTTTACATCGGATTCTTTTCTagcaaatgaaaatattaagtgGAGGCGGCTGAAAGCTGGAGTTTTACTAACATTACATTTGACAGACACACTTTGCTAA